The Cygnus atratus isolate AKBS03 ecotype Queensland, Australia chromosome 2, CAtr_DNAZoo_HiC_assembly, whole genome shotgun sequence genome window below encodes:
- the LOC118251232 gene encoding LOW QUALITY PROTEIN: cation channel sperm-associated auxiliary subunit delta-like (The sequence of the model RefSeq protein was modified relative to this genomic sequence to represent the inferred CDS: deleted 1 base in 1 codon) has protein sequence MSYYSASPTILQHPCEGFGSKGQPKVSAYLGKDVFISMDASESSLSPLPIPEELKAKEAVVSTITFADFYDGIHDGEMSTATVDIPDNVIGCIDVTPVTAHIAVSCPPTKHIRIFKNVAACRKGFIQERALRNKFSYTISHNIHDPQFLAGENTQQDTLWIKANFTNLGCPLRTLLIYCKNPQVPVLELWEDNKYQKHVSADFMFEIHGMRNCDYLLTAYDAKCFSLPQNWTSLLKEQELPDPHTAWTKSNYMSCKNRSESELKWPSIKHPILHKDENKIIFPSYNGLYIFKASVVDTFYSYCDLPVTFSVYMHGAFPMSYLSFWTALSGILNLFLILTRYSLPYLSLKTECQKKCQEPKCFDCNF, from the exons ATGAGCTACTACAGTGCCAGCCCCACCATCCTGCAGCACCCCTGTGAAGGGTTTGGCTCTAAAGGGCAGCCAAAGGTATCCGCGTACCTAGGGAAGGATGTTTTCATCAGCATGGATGCTTCTGAGAGCAGCCTCTCCCCACTCCCCATCCCAGAAGAACTTAAGGCCAAAGAAGCTGTTGTCAGCACCATCACCTTT GCTGACTTCTATGATGGCATACATGATGGAGAGATGTCTACTGCCACTGTGGACATCCCTGACAATGTCATTGGCTGTATTGATGTGACTCCCGTGACTGCGCATATTGCAGTGTCCTGCCCACCTACAAAGCAtatcagaatttttaaaaatgtagcagCATGCAGAAAAGGCTTCATTCAGGAAAGGGCGCtgagaaataaattcagttaTACAATCAGCCATAACATACATGACCCACAGTTTCTCGCTGGAGAAAATACACAGCAGGACACTCTATGGATCAAAGCTAACTTTACAAATCTGGGATGTCCTCTCCGTACTCTCCTGATATATTGCAAAAATCCTCAGGTGCCAGTTCTTGAGTTATGGGAAGATAATAAATATCAGAAGCATGTCTCTGCTGACTTTATGTTTGAAATACATGGAATGCGTAACTGTGATTATCTTTTGACTGCATATGATGCCAAGTGCTTCTCTCTACCTCAGAATTGGACTTCTTTGCTGAAAGAACAGGAGTTGCCAGATCCACATACTGCATGGACCAAAAGTAACTATATGAGCTGTAAGAATAGGAGTGAATCTGAGTTAAAGTGGCCTTCCATCAAGCATCCGATTCTtcataaagatgaaaataagaTCATTTTCCCTTCATATAACGGTCTA TACATCTTTAAAGCCAGTGTAGTGGATACATTTTACAGTTATTGCGATTTACCTGTAACCTTCTCAGTATATATGCATGGTGCTTTTCCCATGAGCTATCTAAGCTTTTGGACAGCACTGTCAGgcattctgaatttatttttgattttgacaAGATATTCCCTACCTTATTTATCGCTAAAAACtgaatgccaaaaaaaatgccaagagCCAAAGTGTTTTGACTGCAATTTTTGA